One window of Pectobacterium carotovorum genomic DNA carries:
- the recC gene encoding exodeoxyribonuclease V subunit gamma, translating into MFRIYHSNQLDILKRLMVELIKRQPLADPFQQEVILVQSPGMAQWLQIELAGHFGIAANIQFPLPGVFLWNMCRYVLPDIPKESAFSKDAMTWKLMHLLPDLLAQPDFAALNHYLQDDDNQRKLHQLAGRVADLFDQYLIYRPEWIKAWQEGKQVDDLGGNQLWQSALWRALVDYTRELAQPEWHHAILYQRFITALEQAKSCPKGLPPRVFICGISALPPIYLQALNALAQHIDVHLLFTNPCRHYWSDIQDYKFLAKLKARHRRLHRFDGEQTDETRSLFRDPSQAETLFNDDGKQSINNPLLASWGKLGRDNLYLLAELDSVQEIDAFVESDGENLLQTLQRDILELEDHAVVAVSHETQNTSMQKRLLALDDHSIDFHACHSPQREVEVLHDRLLAMMADDPELMPRDVIVMMADIDSYTPFIQAVFGNAPDNRYLPFAISDQRARHAHPALQAVISLLDLPTSRFTAEQVLALLEVPALAARFGIQEEGLRRLRLWVVESGVRWGLDDDNVRDLMLPPTGQHTWRFGLTRMLLGYAMDSQVGDWQGVLPYDESSGLIAELAGQLAELLMQIHHWRQCLSQPRVLVDWLPLCRELIETFFDADSETEAALALVEKQWQYVIGMGTMAHYPQQVPISRLRDELSRRLDQERLSQRFLAGSINFCTLMPMRSIPFKVVCLLGMNDGVYPRTLPPLGFDLMGRKIKRGDRSRRDDDRYLFLEALLSAQHKLYISYIGRSIQDNTRRYPSVLVSELTEYIAQSYVLPGDEALDIDSSAERVVKHLCREHSRMPFDANNFLSAPQPLSFAAEWLAAANQKGEAQPDFDREALSERASDRDVSLDDLKRFYRHPVRAFFQLRLGVSFMLHSDELLDEEPFVVDSLNRYQLNSELLNTLINEGDTEKLYRRARAAGELPYGAFGEIYWQEQQQEMAQLAARVRDELTPSLSVSREVDILLDGVRVSGWLNQVQPDGLLRWRPGTLSMKDGITLWLEHLAYCATGGQGESRLYGREDTAWRFAALSEAQAREHLAVMLDGYRQGMSKPLLLLNKAGSAWLAECYDRESDSLRADEDAQNKARTRLLQAWQGNMGMRGEGEDYYLQRIIRELDEKRMNEVIEAAQIWLLPPFRFNLA; encoded by the coding sequence ATGTTTAGAATCTATCACTCCAATCAGTTAGATATCTTGAAAAGACTGATGGTTGAGCTGATAAAACGTCAGCCGCTTGCGGATCCCTTCCAGCAGGAAGTGATTTTGGTGCAAAGCCCGGGGATGGCGCAGTGGCTGCAAATTGAACTGGCTGGACATTTCGGCATTGCTGCCAATATTCAATTCCCGCTGCCCGGTGTTTTTTTGTGGAATATGTGTCGCTATGTGCTGCCGGATATTCCAAAAGAAAGCGCTTTCAGCAAGGATGCGATGACGTGGAAGCTCATGCATTTGCTGCCCGATTTGTTGGCACAGCCTGATTTTGCGGCCCTTAACCACTATTTGCAGGATGACGATAACCAGCGCAAGCTGCATCAGCTTGCCGGACGCGTAGCGGATCTTTTCGATCAATATCTGATTTATCGCCCTGAGTGGATCAAGGCATGGCAAGAAGGGAAACAGGTTGACGATCTCGGTGGCAACCAGCTGTGGCAATCGGCACTGTGGCGTGCGTTGGTTGACTACACTCGCGAACTGGCGCAGCCCGAATGGCACCATGCGATTCTGTATCAACGCTTTATTACTGCGTTAGAGCAGGCAAAATCGTGCCCTAAAGGCCTGCCGCCACGCGTTTTTATCTGCGGTATTTCGGCGTTACCCCCTATCTATTTACAGGCGTTGAACGCGCTGGCGCAGCATATTGACGTGCATCTGCTATTTACCAATCCCTGTCGCCATTACTGGAGTGACATTCAGGATTATAAATTTCTGGCGAAGCTAAAAGCCCGCCACCGTCGCCTACATCGCTTTGACGGCGAGCAGACTGATGAAACACGCTCGTTATTTCGCGATCCCTCACAGGCAGAAACGTTGTTCAACGACGACGGTAAACAGTCGATTAATAATCCTCTGCTGGCATCGTGGGGAAAGCTGGGGCGCGATAACCTTTATCTGCTGGCTGAGTTGGATAGCGTGCAGGAAATCGACGCCTTTGTTGAGTCGGATGGTGAAAATCTGCTGCAAACCTTGCAGCGCGATATTCTTGAGCTGGAAGACCATGCGGTGGTGGCCGTCAGCCACGAAACGCAGAACACCAGCATGCAAAAACGCCTGCTGGCACTCGACGATCATTCGATTGATTTTCACGCCTGCCATAGCCCGCAGCGTGAGGTTGAAGTGCTTCACGATCGGCTGCTGGCCATGATGGCCGACGATCCTGAGCTAATGCCGCGCGACGTCATTGTGATGATGGCGGATATCGACAGCTATACGCCGTTTATTCAGGCGGTGTTTGGTAATGCGCCGGATAACCGCTATCTGCCTTTTGCCATCTCCGATCAGCGTGCGCGACATGCGCATCCCGCATTGCAGGCGGTAATCAGCCTGCTGGATTTACCGACGAGCCGTTTTACGGCAGAACAGGTTCTGGCATTGCTTGAAGTGCCCGCGCTGGCTGCGCGTTTCGGTATTCAGGAAGAAGGGCTACGTCGTCTGCGCCTGTGGGTAGTGGAATCAGGTGTGCGCTGGGGATTGGATGACGACAACGTGCGCGATCTGATGCTACCGCCAACGGGGCAACATACATGGCGTTTTGGCCTGACGAGAATGCTGTTGGGCTATGCGATGGACAGCCAGGTCGGCGACTGGCAGGGCGTATTGCCTTACGATGAATCCAGCGGCCTGATTGCCGAACTGGCTGGTCAACTGGCCGAACTGCTGATGCAGATCCACCACTGGCGTCAGTGTCTGTCTCAGCCACGTGTGCTTGTTGACTGGTTACCGCTGTGCCGAGAGCTGATCGAAACCTTCTTTGATGCTGACAGCGAGACTGAAGCGGCGCTGGCATTGGTAGAAAAACAGTGGCAGTACGTGATTGGTATGGGCACGATGGCGCATTATCCGCAACAGGTGCCGATCTCCCGGTTACGTGATGAACTGTCGCGGCGTCTCGATCAGGAGCGACTCAGCCAGCGTTTTCTGGCCGGTTCGATCAACTTTTGTACGCTGATGCCCATGCGTTCCATCCCGTTCAAGGTCGTGTGTTTGTTGGGTATGAATGACGGTGTTTATCCCCGAACGCTGCCGCCACTCGGGTTCGATCTGATGGGGAGGAAAATCAAGCGCGGCGATCGTAGCCGACGTGATGATGACCGCTATCTGTTTCTTGAGGCGCTCCTGTCGGCGCAGCACAAACTTTATATCAGCTATATCGGGCGCTCGATCCAGGATAATACGCGTCGCTATCCTTCCGTATTGGTCAGCGAACTGACGGAATATATTGCACAAAGTTACGTCCTGCCGGGTGATGAAGCGCTGGATATCGATAGCAGCGCGGAGCGCGTGGTGAAGCACCTTTGCCGCGAACATAGCCGGATGCCTTTTGATGCGAATAACTTCCTGTCTGCACCGCAGCCGTTGAGCTTTGCGGCAGAGTGGCTGGCGGCGGCGAACCAAAAAGGGGAAGCTCAGCCTGATTTCGATCGTGAAGCCTTGTCCGAAAGAGCGAGTGATAGGGATGTGAGTCTGGACGATCTGAAGCGTTTTTATCGCCATCCTGTGCGAGCCTTTTTTCAACTGCGGCTTGGCGTGAGTTTTATGCTGCACAGCGATGAGCTGTTGGATGAAGAGCCCTTTGTGGTTGATAGCCTTAACCGCTATCAGTTGAATAGCGAGTTGCTTAATACCTTGATTAATGAAGGCGATACGGAAAAACTGTATCGCCGTGCCAGAGCCGCGGGTGAACTGCCCTATGGTGCGTTCGGCGAAATTTACTGGCAGGAACAGCAGCAGGAGATGGCGCAGTTGGCTGCGCGTGTACGCGATGAATTAACGCCTTCGCTGTCGGTGAGTCGGGAAGTGGATATCCTCCTTGACGGCGTGCGCGTCAGTGGCTGGCTGAATCAGGTTCAGCCGGATGGTTTGCTGCGCTGGCGTCCGGGCACGCTTTCTATGAAGGATGGCATTACGCTGTGGTTGGAACATCTGGCCTACTGCGCAACGGGCGGACAGGGCGAAAGCCGACTGTATGGGCGGGAAGACACGGCGTGGCGCTTTGCTGCCTTGTCGGAAGCGCAGGCCAGAGAACATCTGGCTGTCATGTTGGATGGATATCGTCAGGGAATGAGCAAGCCGCTGTTATTGCTAAATAAAGCAGGGAGCGCCTGGCTGGCTGAATGTTATGATCGTGAAAGCGATAGCCTGCGGGCGGATGAGGACGCGCAGAACAAAGCGCGGACCCGGTTACTGCAAGCCTGGCAGGGCAACATGGGAATGCGGGGTGAAGGTGAGGATTATTACCTGCAACGCATTATTCGTGAGTTGGATGAAAAGCGAATGAATGAGGTGATTGAAGCGGCGCAAATCTGGCTACTGCCACCGTTCCGCTTTAATCTGGCTTGA
- the ptrA gene encoding pitrilysin: protein MRKQWIWITGWFLLFTFWLPASWAETGWQPLAQTIRKSEKDPRQYQAIKLDNGMTVLLVSDPQAPKSLASLALPIGSLDDPNNQLGLAHYLEHMVLMGSKRYPEPEALSEFLKKHGGSHNASTASYRTAFYLEVENDALRPAVDRMADAIAEPLLDPVNADRERNAVNAELTMARSRDGHRMAQVGAETLNPAHPSARFSGGNLETLSDKPGSKLHDELVKFYQKYYSANLMKGVIYSNQPLPELAKLAVDTFGRIPNHNASVPAVTVPVATEKQRGVMIHYVPAQPRKQLRIEFRVSDISQAFRSKTDTYISYLIGNRSQNTLSDWLQKEGLVESIGAGSSPIIDRNGGMFAISASLTDKGLAQRDEVIAAIFRYLQQIRTEGIQQRYFDEIAHVLDLDFRYPSISRDMDYIEWLVDTMLRVPVEHTLDAQYVADRYDPKAIAARLDEMTPQNARVWVISPNEPHNKVAYFVDAPYEMNKIPSATFAKWKTLGQKMSLSLPTINPYIPDDFSLIKADKAMTKPTLLLNQPGLRVLYMPSHYFADEPKAEITLFLRNQEARSTARNQVLFALNDYLAGLALDELSYQASIGGISFSTRSNDGLVISANGYTQHLPRLLLMLADGYASFTSTEAQLEQAKSWYIQQLDAVEKSKAFEQALQPVQAISQLPYFERAERRNLLNNIRLKDVVNYRKDLLQKATPEMLVVGNLTPDRVTELANTLKTHLKAGGDNLSRSDDVKVSKPQLANLQRPGSSTDSALAAVYVPTGYSETESMAYSSVLGQIVQPWFYSQLRTEEQLGYAVFAFPTTVGRQMGIAFLLQSNSKQPAYLYQRYEDFYLKAQKRLREMSEEEFTQYKQGVMNELSQRPQTLGEEASRLRRDLDQENFAFDSREKLLEQIKPLTVAQLADFFQKALKPEGLAILSQVSGSHHGKADYAAPKGWHTYADASSLQKTLPREKAPTMIPAPAASEAVGKVSAE from the coding sequence ATGCGTAAACAGTGGATCTGGATTACCGGGTGGTTTCTTTTATTCACATTCTGGCTTCCGGCGAGTTGGGCTGAGACGGGCTGGCAGCCGCTGGCTCAGACGATTCGAAAAAGCGAAAAAGATCCGCGGCAATATCAGGCGATCAAACTGGATAACGGAATGACCGTTCTGCTGGTTTCCGATCCACAGGCACCCAAATCTTTGGCATCACTGGCGCTGCCTATTGGCTCACTGGACGATCCCAATAATCAACTGGGATTGGCGCATTACCTCGAACATATGGTGCTGATGGGGTCGAAACGTTACCCAGAGCCAGAGGCGCTGTCCGAATTTTTGAAAAAGCATGGCGGTAGCCACAATGCCAGCACGGCGTCTTACCGCACGGCGTTTTATCTGGAAGTGGAAAATGATGCGCTGCGACCCGCCGTCGATCGGATGGCGGATGCAATTGCGGAGCCGCTGCTCGACCCGGTGAATGCCGATCGCGAACGTAATGCGGTCAATGCGGAATTAACGATGGCGCGTTCGCGTGACGGTCACCGCATGGCGCAGGTGGGGGCAGAGACACTGAACCCGGCGCACCCGAGCGCGCGTTTTTCGGGGGGCAACCTTGAAACCCTGAGCGATAAACCCGGCAGTAAACTGCATGATGAGCTGGTGAAGTTCTATCAGAAATACTACTCAGCCAACCTGATGAAAGGGGTGATTTACAGCAATCAACCTCTGCCTGAACTGGCGAAACTGGCGGTCGACACATTCGGGCGCATTCCCAATCACAACGCCAGCGTTCCTGCGGTTACCGTTCCTGTGGCGACGGAAAAGCAGCGCGGCGTAATGATTCACTATGTTCCTGCTCAGCCTAGAAAACAGCTGCGCATTGAGTTTCGCGTCAGCGATATTAGCCAGGCGTTTCGCAGCAAGACGGATACCTATATTAGCTATCTGATCGGCAACCGCAGCCAGAATACGCTCTCTGACTGGTTGCAAAAGGAAGGGCTGGTTGAATCTATCGGTGCAGGTTCTTCGCCGATCATCGACCGTAACGGCGGCATGTTCGCTATTTCAGCCTCGCTGACCGATAAAGGTCTGGCACAGCGTGATGAAGTGATCGCTGCGATATTCCGTTACTTGCAACAAATCCGCACAGAAGGGATTCAGCAGCGTTATTTTGATGAGATCGCGCATGTTCTGGATCTGGATTTCCGCTATCCGTCCATCAGCCGTGATATGGACTACATCGAATGGTTGGTTGATACCATGCTGCGTGTGCCGGTCGAACATACGTTGGATGCCCAGTATGTTGCCGATCGCTACGATCCGAAGGCTATCGCTGCTCGACTGGATGAGATGACGCCGCAGAACGCGCGCGTTTGGGTCATCAGTCCGAATGAGCCACATAATAAAGTGGCCTACTTTGTCGATGCGCCGTACGAGATGAATAAGATCCCGTCAGCAACATTCGCAAAATGGAAAACGCTGGGGCAGAAAATGTCACTGTCGTTGCCGACGATCAACCCCTATATCCCGGATGATTTCTCCCTGATCAAAGCTGATAAGGCGATGACCAAACCGACGCTCCTGCTGAATCAGCCAGGACTGCGTGTGCTGTATATGCCAAGCCACTACTTCGCTGATGAGCCGAAAGCGGAAATCACGCTGTTCCTGCGTAATCAGGAAGCGCGCAGTACCGCCCGTAATCAGGTGCTGTTTGCGTTAAACGATTATCTGGCAGGTCTGGCGCTGGATGAACTCAGCTATCAGGCTTCGATCGGCGGCATCAGTTTCTCCACCCGCAGCAATGATGGTCTGGTGATTAGCGCCAATGGCTATACCCAGCATTTGCCACGGTTGCTGCTGATGTTGGCGGATGGCTACGCCTCCTTTACCTCGACGGAAGCACAACTGGAGCAGGCGAAATCCTGGTACATACAGCAGTTGGATGCGGTAGAGAAATCAAAAGCCTTTGAACAGGCGTTACAGCCGGTTCAGGCGATATCGCAATTGCCTTACTTTGAGCGCGCAGAACGTCGTAATCTGCTGAATAATATACGTTTGAAGGACGTGGTTAACTACCGCAAAGACCTGCTGCAAAAAGCCACGCCGGAAATGCTGGTCGTCGGCAATCTGACTCCAGATCGAGTCACCGAGCTGGCGAATACGCTGAAAACGCATCTGAAGGCCGGTGGCGACAATCTGTCACGCAGCGATGATGTCAAAGTCAGTAAGCCGCAGCTTGCTAATCTGCAACGTCCGGGAAGCAGCACGGATTCTGCGTTAGCGGCGGTGTATGTCCCGACGGGTTATTCGGAAACAGAAAGCATGGCGTATAGCTCGGTGCTGGGACAGATCGTTCAGCCCTGGTTCTATAGCCAACTGAGAACCGAAGAGCAACTGGGTTACGCGGTGTTTGCCTTCCCAACGACGGTTGGTCGACAGATGGGCATCGCCTTTCTGCTGCAAAGCAACAGCAAACAACCCGCTTATCTGTATCAGCGTTATGAAGATTTTTACCTGAAAGCGCAAAAACGACTGCGTGAAATGAGTGAAGAAGAGTTCACGCAGTATAAGCAAGGCGTGATGAATGAACTGAGTCAGCGCCCGCAAACCTTAGGCGAAGAGGCCAGCCGACTGCGTCGCGATCTGGATCAGGAAAACTTCGCTTTTGATTCACGCGAGAAACTGCTCGAGCAAATCAAACCGCTGACGGTGGCGCAACTGGCAGACTTCTTCCAGAAGGCGCTGAAGCCTGAAGGCCTGGCTATTCTGTCGCAGGTTTCCGGTAGTCATCATGGTAAAGCCGACTATGCCGCACCGAAAGGATGGCATACCTACGCGGATGCGTCTTCATTGCAGAAAACGTTACCGCGTGAGAAAGCGCCCACGATGATCCCTGCGCCAGCAGCATCGGAAGCTGTCGGTAAGGTTTCAGCTGAATGA
- the recB gene encoding exodeoxyribonuclease V subunit beta, producing the protein MKNAAPQSLDVMTLPLLGERLIEASAGTGKTYTLAALYLRLLLGLGKQAAYPRLLLVEEILVVTFTEAATEELRERIRARIHALRIACLRKSAQGEEAEKPKDTSLVQLLAEISDHRDAADVLLAAERQMDEAAIYTIHGFCQRMLSTNAFESGVLFEQVLIEDEQPLRRQACADFWRRYCYPLPVEVARIVGLEWRGPENLLADLAPYLHGEAPAFRLPPQEDETLLSRHENIVATIDAYKQRWLASAADLESLIVASGVDKRSYSSKHLPNWLQKVTLWAEQPTLDYQLPKDLVRFAQQTLIEKTKKGEPPVHALFEETERLLEAPLSLRDLVIVRALSAIRDSVREEKRQRAELGFDDLLSRLDVALQQPGGEQLASAIRERYPVAMIDEFQDTDPQQYRIFRRLYVGQPQCGLLLIGDPKQAIYAFRGADIFTYMHARGEVAAHYTLGTNWRSSHQMVRGVNHLFERLENPFIFQNIPFLPVKPAESKRGLVFEVAGQPQPALQFWLTGSEPIGVGDYQQQMARQCAAQIRDWLAASQRSEAWLVTDDSRRLVRASDMSVLVRSRREASLIRDALSRLSIPSVYLSNRDSVFSTPEASDMLWLLQAVLAPEQERTLRSAMATALMGLDAEQVDALGQSEAAWDALVDEFAGYRALWRQRGVLPMLRALMSQHQLAENLLASAEGERRITDILHIGELLQDASATLDSEHALVRWLSQQIVQPNPQAENQQLRLESDRHLVQIVTIHKSKGLEYPLVWLPFISNFRVQDQGIYHDRENYHAVLDLQNNEESQALAEEERLAEDLRLLYVALTRSIYHCSVGVAPVQRSRKKDGSSDMHQSALGYLLQRGKEAEAATLVSELEGMVGDGVALTPLQATEEQRWQPDRPELAELRARHIERQLRDGWRVTSYSGLQQHGSASAQDLVPRLDIEAIGERQEADETQLTPHTFPRGASPGTFLHSLFETLDFTQPVEDDWLAEQLQLQGFEAHWHPVLKTWMETLLHTSLNEQGIMLSALDNADKQAELQFYIPIDAPIQAAQLDRLAKHHDPLSARCPALSFQQVKGMLKGFIDLVFRWEGRYYLLDYKSNWLGPDASAYTQTAMMQSMAEHRYDLQYQLYTLALHRYLRHRIADYDYERHFGGVFYLFLRGVEASHPGNGIFTFRPSAEFVFGLDALFKGKTPDDADTGIPS; encoded by the coding sequence ATGAAAAATGCCGCGCCGCAATCATTAGACGTCATGACGTTGCCGCTCCTGGGGGAGCGGTTGATTGAGGCGTCGGCCGGAACGGGGAAAACCTATACGCTGGCTGCGCTTTACCTGCGCCTGCTGCTGGGGCTGGGCAAGCAAGCCGCGTATCCACGTCTGTTGCTGGTCGAGGAAATTCTGGTTGTGACCTTTACGGAGGCCGCGACCGAAGAGCTGCGGGAACGTATTCGTGCCAGAATCCACGCTTTGCGCATCGCTTGCCTGCGTAAAAGCGCACAGGGTGAAGAGGCGGAGAAGCCTAAAGATACTTCGCTAGTGCAACTGCTGGCGGAGATTTCGGACCACCGCGATGCGGCGGATGTCTTGCTGGCGGCCGAACGACAAATGGATGAGGCGGCGATCTACACGATCCACGGTTTCTGCCAGCGTATGCTCAGTACCAATGCGTTTGAATCCGGCGTGCTTTTCGAACAGGTGCTGATAGAAGATGAACAGCCGCTGCGCCGTCAGGCCTGTGCTGATTTCTGGCGTCGTTATTGCTATCCGCTGCCTGTCGAGGTCGCACGTATTGTCGGTCTGGAGTGGAGAGGGCCGGAAAACCTGCTGGCCGATCTGGCTCCTTATCTGCACGGTGAGGCGCCTGCGTTCCGCTTGCCGCCACAAGAAGATGAAACGCTGCTGAGTCGACATGAAAATATCGTGGCGACGATCGACGCATACAAACAACGCTGGCTGGCGTCAGCAGCGGATCTGGAATCGCTGATCGTGGCTTCTGGCGTTGATAAACGCAGCTACAGCAGTAAGCATCTTCCCAACTGGCTACAGAAAGTCACGTTGTGGGCAGAGCAGCCGACGCTGGATTATCAACTGCCGAAAGATCTGGTGAGATTTGCCCAGCAGACGCTAATCGAGAAAACGAAGAAAGGCGAGCCGCCTGTTCATGCCCTCTTTGAGGAGACCGAACGGCTGCTTGAAGCGCCACTGTCGCTGCGTGATTTAGTCATTGTCCGCGCGCTGTCGGCGATCCGGGATTCGGTGCGTGAGGAAAAACGGCAGCGTGCAGAACTGGGATTTGACGATCTGCTGAGCCGTCTTGATGTTGCGTTGCAACAGCCGGGTGGGGAACAGCTTGCCAGCGCCATTCGCGAACGTTATCCGGTGGCGATGATCGATGAGTTTCAGGATACTGACCCCCAGCAGTACCGTATTTTCCGAAGGCTGTACGTCGGGCAGCCGCAGTGTGGGCTGCTGCTGATCGGTGACCCTAAGCAGGCTATTTATGCGTTTCGCGGTGCGGATATTTTTACCTATATGCACGCACGCGGAGAAGTGGCTGCACACTATACGTTGGGCACGAACTGGCGCTCGTCGCACCAGATGGTACGCGGCGTTAACCACTTGTTTGAACGTCTGGAAAATCCTTTTATTTTCCAAAATATCCCTTTTCTGCCAGTCAAGCCGGCTGAATCTAAGCGCGGTTTGGTGTTTGAGGTCGCGGGGCAGCCGCAGCCTGCGCTGCAATTCTGGCTAACGGGTTCGGAACCGATTGGCGTAGGGGATTATCAGCAGCAGATGGCGCGCCAGTGTGCGGCGCAGATTCGTGACTGGCTGGCGGCTAGCCAGCGTAGCGAAGCCTGGCTGGTCACCGACGATTCCCGCCGTTTGGTCAGGGCATCTGACATGAGCGTGCTGGTGCGTAGCCGACGTGAAGCTTCGCTGATTCGTGATGCGCTGAGCCGTTTATCCATTCCTTCGGTGTATCTATCCAATCGAGACAGCGTATTCAGCACGCCGGAAGCCAGCGATATGTTGTGGCTGTTGCAGGCGGTACTGGCACCTGAGCAAGAGCGCACGTTACGTAGTGCCATGGCGACGGCCTTGATGGGGCTGGATGCCGAACAGGTTGATGCATTAGGGCAAAGCGAAGCCGCATGGGATGCGCTGGTGGATGAATTTGCGGGCTACCGTGCTCTGTGGCGTCAGCGCGGCGTGCTGCCGATGTTGCGGGCGTTGATGAGTCAACATCAACTGGCGGAGAACCTGCTGGCGAGTGCGGAGGGCGAACGCCGGATTACCGATATTCTGCATATCGGTGAATTATTGCAGGATGCCTCCGCAACGCTTGATAGCGAACATGCGCTGGTGCGCTGGCTATCACAGCAGATTGTCCAACCTAATCCGCAGGCAGAGAATCAACAGCTACGTCTGGAAAGCGATCGTCACTTGGTGCAGATCGTGACGATCCACAAATCGAAAGGGCTCGAGTATCCGCTGGTGTGGCTGCCTTTCATCAGTAACTTCCGCGTGCAGGATCAGGGAATTTATCACGATCGAGAGAACTATCATGCCGTGTTAGATCTGCAAAATAATGAAGAAAGCCAGGCGCTAGCGGAAGAAGAGCGGCTGGCGGAAGATTTGCGTTTGCTGTATGTCGCGCTGACCCGTTCTATCTATCACTGTAGCGTGGGCGTCGCCCCCGTTCAGCGGTCACGTAAGAAAGACGGCAGCAGCGATATGCACCAGAGCGCGCTGGGCTATTTACTCCAACGGGGTAAAGAAGCCGAGGCAGCCACGTTAGTCAGCGAGCTGGAAGGCATGGTTGGCGACGGTGTCGCATTAACACCGCTACAGGCAACGGAAGAACAGCGCTGGCAGCCGGATAGACCAGAATTGGCAGAGCTGCGGGCTCGTCACATTGAACGTCAACTGCGCGACGGCTGGCGAGTAACCAGCTATTCGGGGCTTCAGCAACATGGTTCTGCAAGCGCACAGGATCTGGTGCCGCGTCTGGATATTGAAGCGATAGGCGAGCGTCAGGAAGCGGATGAAACCCAGCTGACGCCGCATACGTTTCCACGTGGCGCGAGTCCGGGAACGTTTTTGCATAGCCTGTTTGAAACGCTGGATTTCACTCAGCCCGTTGAGGATGACTGGCTGGCCGAGCAGTTGCAGCTACAGGGATTTGAAGCGCACTGGCATCCGGTATTGAAGACGTGGATGGAGACGCTGTTGCATACGTCGCTTAACGAGCAAGGGATTATGCTGTCAGCGCTGGATAACGCAGATAAGCAGGCCGAATTACAGTTCTATATACCGATTGACGCGCCAATACAGGCGGCGCAGCTCGATCGGTTGGCAAAGCATCACGATCCGCTATCCGCGCGCTGTCCGGCGCTCTCTTTTCAGCAGGTGAAAGGCATGCTGAAAGGGTTTATCGATCTGGTGTTCCGCTGGGAAGGGCGTTATTACCTATTGGACTATAAGTCCAACTGGCTCGGTCCTGATGCCAGCGCGTACACCCAAACGGCCATGATGCAGTCGATGGCCGAACACCGCTACGACTTGCAATACCAGCTCTACACGCTGGCTTTGCACCGCTATCTGCGTCATCGCATTGCGGATTATGACTATGAACGCCATTTTGGCGGGGTGTTTTATCTGTTTTTACGCGGCGTTGAAGCGTCTCACCCTGGCAATGGTATCTTTACTTTTCGCCCCTCGGCTGAATTTGTTTTCGGGCTGGATGCGCTCTTCAAGGGAAAGACGCCTGACGATGCTGATACAGGAATTCCCTCATGA